In a genomic window of Bradyrhizobium ontarionense:
- a CDS encoding acetamidase/formamidase family protein, whose amino-acid sequence MSFRPFTSESYAQDERPEAWRDVLNAVGLQPAAKTSFYDGHATASHRHAPGIALSRLSAGSQVVAAVPQTHEDLPIALLAIEDGAVLRSGESHRIVPAGHLMLLPRTGDWSIAFQRDLRAIVLTVTTDALHGRISGKPKFAKPQVVAPSGLADVVCRTIEATARALATLSDAEWSTVAQSLVDLLLTLAHQQAAPASDTGSSATQAAILHRICQTIERRLDEAELTPARVAAAEGISERYLQKLFESVGDNFSHYVKERRLQRAWTDLSNPAEANHSISEIAYRYGFADSAHFSRSFRARFGLSPREFRQQKAEQAVTSAAPRGQRGWPQDALAQQRACQTSAAAKTDNALPAPANDHDAQQRHHHHLAVSAERVHWGYFSRSLPAQIEIASGDTITVETLTQHASDDPELMIAGDAAALSVFGWTKAKKNVDRRGAGPMDASVFGRGAGEGFGVHICTGPVAVKDAQPGDVLEVRILDIVPRPSKSRTHEGRVFGSSVAAWWGYHYNELIAAPQPREAVTIYEIFADGAEPHARALYSYRWEPQTDPAGIVHTTYDYPGVPVAPDSIKRRHGVLDNIRIPLRPHFGVIAVAPREADFVDSIPPSYFGGNLDNWRLGKGATVYLPVSVPGALLSVGDPHATQGDGELGGTAIECSMTGTFQVILHKKTQLAGQPFADLSYPLIETETDWVLTGFSHPNYLAEFGAQGQSEVYATSSLDLAMKDAFRKMRRFLMHIKGLTEDEAIALMSAAVDFGVTQVVDGNWGVHAILSKRLFEDGS is encoded by the coding sequence ATGAGTTTCCGTCCGTTCACCAGCGAATCCTATGCCCAGGACGAGCGCCCCGAAGCGTGGCGCGACGTGCTGAACGCGGTCGGGCTGCAGCCGGCTGCGAAAACATCCTTCTATGACGGCCACGCCACCGCCTCGCATCGCCATGCGCCCGGCATCGCGCTGTCGCGGCTGTCGGCCGGCTCGCAGGTCGTGGCTGCGGTTCCGCAGACACATGAGGACCTGCCGATTGCGCTGCTCGCGATCGAGGACGGCGCCGTGCTTCGCAGCGGCGAAAGCCACCGCATCGTGCCCGCAGGGCATCTGATGTTGCTGCCGCGCACTGGCGACTGGAGCATCGCGTTCCAGCGCGACCTGCGCGCGATCGTGCTGACCGTGACGACGGACGCCCTGCATGGCCGCATCAGCGGCAAGCCCAAATTCGCCAAGCCGCAGGTGGTCGCGCCGAGCGGGCTCGCGGACGTGGTGTGCCGCACGATCGAGGCCACCGCGCGCGCGCTCGCGACGCTGAGCGATGCCGAATGGAGCACGGTCGCGCAGAGCCTGGTCGATCTCCTGCTGACACTCGCGCATCAGCAGGCCGCACCAGCGTCCGACACCGGCAGCAGCGCGACCCAGGCCGCCATCCTGCACCGGATCTGCCAGACGATCGAGCGGCGGCTCGACGAGGCCGAACTGACACCGGCGCGCGTGGCTGCGGCCGAAGGCATCTCCGAGCGCTATCTGCAGAAGCTGTTCGAGAGCGTCGGCGATAATTTCAGTCATTACGTCAAGGAACGACGGCTGCAGCGGGCCTGGACCGACCTGTCCAATCCGGCCGAGGCCAATCATTCGATCTCCGAGATCGCCTATCGCTACGGCTTCGCCGACTCGGCGCATTTCAGCCGCAGCTTTCGCGCCCGCTTCGGCCTGTCGCCGCGCGAGTTCCGGCAGCAGAAGGCCGAACAGGCGGTGACCTCGGCCGCACCGCGCGGCCAGCGCGGCTGGCCGCAGGATGCGCTGGCGCAGCAGCGCGCATGCCAGACCTCAGCAGCCGCCAAGACCGATAACGCGCTTCCTGCGCCGGCCAACGACCACGACGCGCAGCAGCGCCATCATCACCACCTCGCGGTGTCGGCTGAGCGCGTGCATTGGGGCTATTTCAGTCGCTCGCTGCCTGCGCAGATCGAAATCGCATCCGGGGACACGATCACAGTGGAGACGCTGACCCAGCATGCCTCCGATGATCCCGAGCTGATGATCGCAGGCGATGCCGCTGCGCTCAGCGTGTTCGGCTGGACCAAGGCGAAGAAGAACGTCGATCGCCGCGGCGCAGGCCCAATGGACGCCAGCGTGTTCGGCCGCGGCGCCGGCGAAGGCTTTGGCGTGCACATCTGCACCGGCCCCGTCGCGGTGAAGGACGCGCAGCCCGGCGACGTGCTCGAGGTGCGCATCCTCGACATCGTGCCGCGGCCAAGCAAGAGCAGGACACATGAAGGCCGCGTGTTCGGCTCCAGCGTCGCGGCGTGGTGGGGCTATCACTACAACGAGCTGATCGCCGCGCCGCAGCCGCGCGAGGCGGTGACGATCTACGAGATCTTTGCCGATGGCGCGGAGCCGCATGCGCGCGCGCTCTATTCCTATCGCTGGGAGCCGCAGACCGATCCCGCCGGAATCGTCCATACGACCTACGACTATCCCGGCGTGCCGGTGGCGCCTGACAGCATCAAGCGCCGCCACGGCGTGCTCGACAACATCCGCATTCCCCTGCGGCCACATTTCGGCGTGATCGCTGTCGCCCCGCGCGAGGCCGATTTCGTCGATTCGATTCCGCCGTCCTATTTCGGCGGCAATCTCGACAATTGGCGGCTGGGCAAGGGCGCGACCGTGTATCTCCCCGTCTCCGTTCCCGGCGCGCTGCTGTCGGTCGGCGACCCCCACGCCACACAGGGCGACGGCGAGCTCGGCGGCACCGCGATCGAATGCTCGATGACCGGCACGTTCCAGGTCATCCTCCACAAGAAGACGCAGCTCGCCGGACAACCTTTCGCCGATCTCTCTTACCCGCTCATCGAAACCGAGACCGACTGGGTGCTGACCGGCTTCAGCCATCCGAACTACCTCGCCGAGTTCGGCGCGCAGGGCCAGAGCGAGGTCTACGCGACCTCCTCGCTCGACCTCGCGATGAAGGACGCGTTCCGCAAGATGCGGCGCTTCCTGATGCACATCAAAGGCCTGACCGAAGACGAGGCGATCGCTTTGATGTCGGCCGCCGTCGACTTCGGCGTGACGCAAGTGGTCGACGGCAATTGGGGCGTCCACGCCATCCTGAGCAAGCGGCTGTTCGAGGATGGGAGCTGA
- a CDS encoding RidA family protein — translation MQFHMISGATKPVAPFSHAVETDGFVFVTGQMPDSPEAPGVLPDGIVEQTKAVMQNLKYILQGLNLGLEHIVMSRIYLTEFRRDYAAMNEAYRSFFPPDRLPARTCVGVTGLAYDALIEIDLVCRRP, via the coding sequence ATGCAGTTTCACATGATTTCCGGCGCGACCAAGCCGGTGGCGCCGTTCAGTCACGCGGTGGAGACCGACGGCTTCGTGTTCGTCACCGGTCAGATGCCGGATTCACCGGAAGCGCCGGGTGTGCTGCCGGACGGCATCGTGGAACAGACGAAGGCGGTGATGCAGAACTTGAAGTACATCCTCCAAGGTCTCAACCTCGGCCTCGAACATATTGTGATGTCTCGGATTTACCTGACCGAGTTTAGGCGGGATTATGCGGCAATGAATGAAGCGTACCGTTCATTCTTCCCGCCGGACCGGCTGCCGGCCCGCACCTGCGTCGGGGTCACCGGCCTCGCCTACGACGCGCTGATCGAGATCGATCTGGTCTGCCGAAGACCATAG
- a CDS encoding gamma-glutamyltransferase family protein produces MPNQFSNRQQIRKPAVTSKGGIVAAQSRRAAEVGAEVLAAGGDCVDAVVATGFALGVLEPWMSGLGGGGAMVLYRAKENRVEVIDYGMRAPNSLRVEDYPLANDGSVAADIFPWARVKDDRNLHGPGSIAVPGVVAGMEAVHRRYARLPWQDLVKPSVALAAEGLLVDWWTTVMISSCAADLRRYPGSTSAYLKDGLPPNPQWGAKAVVRLPQQQLKATLSHLAHAGARDFYQGDIARSLTRDIQAAGGALTVEDLTAFQAHVRDPLRIPYRGGTVFATPELTAGSTLAHALRLMQASLNAATTAPDAAAYVAYAEALQAAYRERLNGMGDAAGKRSLGAEYLAPACTTHYSVVDSDGNMAAVTQTLLSSFGSKFQAPQSGIMMNNGIMWFDPTPGTTNSLAPGKRCLTNYTPVLAQAADGRHLALGASGGRRILPAVAQMLSFVMDYGMDLDTAIHCPRIDASEGDIVGADTRLPAEVMTALTAKFETVPAPVQTMPMKFACPSIVMRDGDVNSGATEIFHAWGDAVAEG; encoded by the coding sequence ATGCCGAACCAGTTTTCCAATCGTCAGCAGATCCGCAAGCCGGCGGTGACCAGCAAGGGCGGCATCGTCGCGGCGCAGTCGCGGCGTGCGGCTGAAGTCGGCGCCGAGGTGCTGGCGGCCGGCGGCGACTGCGTTGATGCCGTGGTCGCGACCGGCTTTGCGCTCGGCGTGCTCGAGCCCTGGATGAGCGGCCTCGGCGGCGGCGGCGCCATGGTGCTGTACCGCGCCAAGGAAAATCGTGTCGAGGTGATCGACTACGGCATGCGCGCGCCCAACAGCCTGCGCGTGGAAGACTATCCGCTGGCCAATGACGGCAGCGTCGCCGCCGACATCTTCCCGTGGGCGCGCGTCAAGGACGACCGCAATCTGCACGGCCCTGGATCGATCGCGGTGCCCGGCGTCGTCGCCGGCATGGAGGCTGTACATCGCCGTTACGCACGGCTACCGTGGCAGGATCTCGTCAAGCCGAGCGTCGCGCTCGCCGCCGAAGGCCTGCTGGTCGACTGGTGGACCACCGTGATGATCTCGAGCTGCGCCGCCGACCTGCGCCGCTATCCCGGCAGCACTTCTGCCTATCTGAAGGACGGCCTGCCGCCGAACCCGCAATGGGGGGCCAAGGCGGTGGTGCGGCTGCCGCAGCAGCAGTTGAAGGCGACCTTGTCGCATCTCGCTCATGCCGGCGCGCGCGACTTCTACCAGGGCGACATCGCCCGCTCGCTCACCCGCGACATCCAGGCCGCCGGCGGCGCGCTCACCGTCGAGGATCTCACCGCCTTCCAGGCCCATGTCCGCGATCCCCTGCGCATTCCCTATCGCGGCGGCACCGTGTTTGCGACACCCGAGCTGACCGCCGGTTCGACGCTCGCGCATGCCCTGCGGCTGATGCAGGCGAGCCTGAACGCCGCGACGACGGCACCGGACGCCGCCGCCTATGTCGCCTATGCCGAGGCGCTGCAGGCGGCCTATCGCGAGCGGCTCAACGGCATGGGCGATGCCGCCGGCAAGCGTTCGCTCGGTGCCGAATATCTGGCGCCGGCCTGCACCACGCATTATTCGGTGGTCGACAGCGACGGCAACATGGCCGCGGTGACACAGACCCTGTTGTCGAGCTTCGGCTCGAAATTCCAAGCGCCGCAGAGCGGCATCATGATGAACAACGGCATCATGTGGTTCGATCCGACACCCGGCACGACCAACTCGCTGGCGCCCGGCAAGCGCTGCCTCACCAACTACACGCCCGTTCTGGCCCAGGCCGCGGATGGACGGCACCTCGCGCTCGGCGCCTCCGGCGGCCGCCGCATCCTGCCCGCGGTGGCGCAGATGCTGTCCTTCGTGATGGATTACGGCATGGACCTCGACACCGCGATCCATTGCCCACGCATCGATGCCAGCGAGGGCGACATCGTCGGCGCCGACACGCGACTGCCCGCTGAGGTGATGACGGCGCTGACTGCGAAGTTCGAGACCGTGCCGGCGCCGGTGCAGACCATGCCGATGAAGTTCGCCTGCCCCAGCATCGTCATGCGCGATGGCGATGTGAACAGCGGCGCGACCGAGATCTTCCATGCGTGGGGAGATGCGGTGGCAGAGGGGTGA
- a CDS encoding threonine/serine dehydratase has translation MSERSTAVTRQRIAATYELIRSHIRHTPLMMVDGGDVGLPSCSLRLKLEFMQHGGSFKARGAFANLLTRDVPEAGVAAASGGNHGVAMALAAQRLGRKAAIFVPRIASPSKIDLIRRCGAEIHVGGDRYADALAASERHVAATGALPIHAFDQSETMLGQGTVGLEIERDAPDIDTLLVAVGGGGLIGGIAAWYEGRVKVVAVEPESAPTLRDALAAGRPVDAPAGGVAADSLAPRQIGARVFPIVQRFAAPDVAIVSDDAIRAAQRALWTALRIVTEPGGAAAFAALLSGAYRPAPSERLAVLVCGANTTAVNFDN, from the coding sequence ATGTCGGAGAGATCCACAGCAGTGACGCGGCAGCGGATCGCCGCGACCTATGAGCTCATCAGGTCTCATATCCGGCACACGCCGCTGATGATGGTTGATGGCGGCGATGTCGGACTGCCGTCTTGTTCGTTGCGACTGAAGCTCGAGTTCATGCAGCACGGCGGCTCGTTCAAGGCGCGTGGAGCGTTTGCAAATCTCCTGACCCGCGATGTGCCTGAGGCCGGTGTGGCGGCTGCGTCGGGCGGCAATCACGGTGTCGCGATGGCGCTCGCGGCGCAACGTCTTGGCCGCAAGGCCGCGATTTTCGTGCCGAGGATTGCCTCGCCCTCGAAGATCGACCTCATCCGGCGCTGCGGCGCTGAGATCCATGTTGGCGGCGATCGCTATGCCGATGCGCTGGCGGCGAGCGAAAGGCATGTCGCGGCCACCGGCGCGCTGCCAATTCATGCCTTCGACCAATCCGAGACCATGCTGGGGCAGGGGACGGTCGGGTTGGAGATCGAGCGCGACGCACCTGACATCGACACGCTGCTGGTCGCGGTCGGCGGCGGCGGGCTGATCGGCGGCATTGCCGCGTGGTACGAGGGACGCGTCAAGGTCGTGGCGGTGGAGCCCGAGAGTGCGCCGACCCTGCGCGACGCCCTGGCGGCAGGGCGTCCGGTCGATGCGCCGGCTGGTGGCGTTGCCGCCGACAGTCTTGCGCCGCGCCAGATCGGCGCGCGGGTGTTTCCGATCGTGCAGCGTTTCGCTGCGCCCGACGTTGCCATCGTCAGTGACGATGCCATCCGCGCGGCTCAGCGTGCATTGTGGACGGCGTTGCGTATCGTCACCGAGCCGGGCGGCGCGGCGGCATTCGCAGCGCTGCTGTCTGGCGCCTATCGCCCTGCGCCGTCCGAGCGCCTTGCGGTTCTGGTGTGCGGTGCCAACACCACGGCGGTGAATTTCGATAACTGA
- a CDS encoding ArsR/SmtB family transcription factor — translation MTPDRVFRALANDKRLQILDWLRDPTRHFPPQSDGDLVRDGVCGLFIADKLGVSAPTLSEHMRVLSAAGLIKAKRAKGWTFYKRDEQGLKAARRLLSDTL, via the coding sequence ATGACTCCAGACCGCGTGTTCCGTGCGCTGGCCAACGACAAGCGGCTCCAGATCCTGGACTGGCTGCGCGATCCGACGCGGCATTTTCCACCGCAGAGTGATGGCGACCTGGTCCGGGATGGGGTCTGCGGGCTTTTCATTGCCGACAAGCTCGGCGTGTCAGCACCGACGCTGAGCGAGCACATGCGGGTGCTTTCCGCCGCCGGCCTCATCAAGGCCAAGCGTGCCAAGGGCTGGACATTCTACAAGCGCGACGAGCAAGGCTTGAAGGCGGCCCGGCGGCTGCTCAGCGATACGCTATAG
- a CDS encoding alpha/beta hydrolase, whose translation MLYAVKDWDNAYANGPNIAGGERWPGLWVAPAEAYRAELAGQGRAMLDIAYGAHDRQRLDLFLPEGKPKGLVVFVHGGYWMRLDKSFWSHLAQGAVARGHAVAMPSYRLCPEVGIADISADVAQAIARAMDEADGPVALTGHSAGGHLVSRMICRGAPLASERQARITSVVSISGLHDLRPLQRTAMNDTLRIDDATAASESPALLAPIDGARVTAWVGGAERNEFRRQAQLLANIWTGLGAATVYVEAPDRHHFDVIDDLADPESALVAALVG comes from the coding sequence ATGCTCTATGCTGTCAAGGACTGGGACAACGCCTATGCCAACGGCCCGAACATCGCCGGCGGTGAGCGTTGGCCGGGCCTGTGGGTTGCGCCCGCGGAAGCCTATCGTGCTGAATTGGCCGGGCAGGGCCGCGCCATGCTCGATATCGCCTATGGTGCGCACGACCGTCAGCGCCTCGACCTGTTTCTCCCTGAGGGCAAGCCGAAGGGGCTCGTCGTGTTCGTGCATGGCGGCTACTGGATGCGGCTCGACAAGAGCTTCTGGTCGCATCTGGCGCAAGGCGCCGTCGCGCGGGGCCATGCGGTGGCGATGCCCTCCTACCGGCTGTGCCCCGAGGTCGGCATCGCCGACATCTCGGCCGACGTGGCGCAGGCGATCGCGCGCGCGATGGACGAGGCCGATGGCCCCGTGGCGCTGACCGGCCATTCCGCCGGCGGCCATCTCGTCAGCCGCATGATCTGCCGCGGCGCGCCGCTGGCCTCCGAGCGGCAGGCGCGCATCACGAGCGTAGTCTCGATCTCCGGCCTGCACGATCTGCGCCCGCTGCAGCGGACCGCGATGAACGACACCTTGCGCATCGACGACGCGACGGCCGCGAGCGAGAGCCCGGCGCTGCTGGCGCCGATCGATGGCGCACGGGTCACCGCCTGGGTCGGCGGCGCCGAGCGCAACGAATTCCGCCGCCAGGCCCAATTGCTCGCCAACATCTGGACCGGCCTCGGCGCCGCGACGGTCTATGTCGAGGCGCCGGACCGGCACCATTTCGACGTGATCGACGATCTGGCTGATCCGGAGAGTGCGCTGGTCGCAGCGCTGGTCGGGTAG
- the kynA gene encoding tryptophan 2,3-dioxygenase yields MTSGPYDPATEGARMNFKGRMSYGDYLMLDRLLDAQAPLSSAHDELLFIIQHQTSELWMKLAIHEIKAAMAAIARDDVQPAFKMLARVSRIFEQLNGAWDVLRTMTPSEYTLFRDKLGESSGFQSFQYRSIEFLLGNRNLAMLRPHAHHPELTAELEAILARPSLYDEALRLLARRGFFTGADGQRTDWRGTRSESAEVVAAWTSVYRDPQRHWELYELAEKLVDFEDYFRRWRFNHVTTVERIIGFKTGTGGTSGVNYLRKMLEIVLFPELWKLRTGL; encoded by the coding sequence GTGACCAGCGGTCCCTACGATCCCGCCACCGAAGGCGCGCGGATGAACTTCAAGGGACGGATGTCCTATGGCGACTATCTGATGCTGGACCGCCTGCTCGACGCGCAGGCGCCGCTGTCGTCGGCCCATGACGAGCTGCTGTTCATCATCCAGCACCAGACCTCCGAGCTGTGGATGAAGCTCGCGATCCACGAGATCAAGGCCGCGATGGCTGCGATCGCCAGGGACGACGTGCAGCCGGCATTCAAGATGCTGGCGCGGGTGTCGCGCATCTTCGAGCAGCTCAACGGCGCCTGGGACGTGCTGCGCACGATGACCCCCAGCGAGTACACGCTATTCCGCGACAAGCTCGGCGAGTCCTCCGGCTTCCAGTCGTTCCAGTATCGCTCGATCGAATTCCTGCTCGGCAATCGCAATCTCGCGATGCTGCGGCCGCATGCGCATCATCCCGAGCTGACCGCCGAGCTGGAGGCGATCCTGGCGAGACCCAGCCTCTACGACGAAGCGCTGCGGCTCTTGGCACGGCGCGGCTTCTTCACCGGTGCCGACGGGCAGCGCACGGACTGGCGCGGCACGCGCAGCGAGAGCGCGGAGGTGGTGGCGGCCTGGACCAGCGTCTATCGCGATCCGCAGCGCCATTGGGAGTTGTACGAGCTCGCCGAGAAGCTTGTCGACTTCGAGGATTACTTCCGGCGCTGGCGCTTCAACCACGTTACCACTGTGGAGCGTATCATCGGCTTCAAGACCGGCACCGGCGGCACCAGCGGCGTCAACTACCTGCGCAAGATGCTGGAGATCGTGCTGTTCCCCGAACTCTGGAAGCTGCGCACCGGGCTGTGA
- the kynU gene encoding kynureninase, producing the protein MTDFSRTRSLFTIPKGVIYLDGNSLGALPSAVPARVAHMIEAEWGTELIRGWNSAGWMTQPRRVGDRVAHLIGAAPGTVVMGDTLSIKVYQALAAALSLNPSRRVILSDSGNFPSDLYMAQGLVRMLGDRATLKVVEPEAVEAAIDDGVAVLMLTEVDYRTGRMHDMKALTAKAHAAGALAIWDLAHSAGAVPVDLAGADADFAVGCTYKYLNGGPGAPAFIYVAPRHADIAPPALSGWMGHEAPFAFDLDYRPGGGIERMRIGTPPIIALAALDAALDAWEGVSMQDVRAASIALSELFIAEVERRCPSLTLASPRDPSRRGSQVSFRHPDGYAIMRALIARGVIGDFRAPDALRFGFTPLYLGEAEVRGAVDILEEVLVKKLWDRPDYRQKELVT; encoded by the coding sequence ATGACCGATTTTTCCAGGACGCGCTCACTCTTCACGATCCCCAAAGGCGTGATCTATCTCGACGGCAATTCGCTCGGCGCTCTGCCTTCAGCGGTGCCCGCCCGCGTCGCGCACATGATCGAGGCCGAATGGGGCACCGAGCTGATCCGCGGCTGGAACAGCGCCGGCTGGATGACACAGCCGCGTCGTGTCGGCGACCGCGTGGCACATCTGATTGGTGCTGCGCCCGGCACGGTCGTGATGGGCGACACGCTCTCGATCAAGGTGTATCAGGCGCTCGCCGCGGCGCTGTCGCTCAATCCCAGCCGTCGCGTGATCCTGTCGGACAGCGGCAACTTCCCCTCCGATCTCTACATGGCGCAGGGCCTGGTCCGCATGCTCGGCGACCGCGCCACGCTGAAGGTGGTCGAGCCGGAGGCCGTCGAGGCCGCCATCGACGACGGCGTCGCCGTGCTGATGCTGACCGAGGTGGACTATCGCACCGGGCGCATGCACGACATGAAAGCTTTGACCGCGAAGGCGCACGCTGCCGGCGCGCTCGCGATATGGGACCTCGCGCATTCCGCCGGCGCCGTGCCGGTCGATCTCGCCGGCGCGGATGCCGACTTCGCGGTCGGCTGCACCTACAAATATCTCAATGGCGGGCCCGGCGCGCCGGCCTTCATCTATGTCGCACCCCGCCATGCCGATATCGCGCCGCCGGCGCTGTCGGGCTGGATGGGCCACGAGGCGCCGTTCGCCTTCGATCTCGACTATCGCCCCGGCGGTGGCATCGAGCGCATGCGCATCGGCACGCCGCCGATCATCGCGCTGGCCGCGCTCGATGCGGCGCTCGACGCCTGGGAGGGCGTGTCGATGCAGGACGTGCGCGCAGCCTCGATCGCGCTGTCGGAGCTGTTCATCGCCGAGGTCGAGAGGCGCTGTCCCTCGCTGACCCTGGCTTCGCCACGTGATCCCTCCCGGCGCGGCAGCCAGGTGTCGTTCCGCCATCCCGACGGCTATGCCATCATGCGCGCGCTGATCGCGCGTGGCGTGATCGGCGATTTCCGCGCGCCCGACGCATTGCGCTTCGGCTTCACGCCGCTCTATCTCGGCGAGGCCGAGGTGCGCGGCGCCGTCGACATTCTCGAGGAGGTCCTCGTCAAGAAGCTGTGGGACCGGCCCGACTATCGCCAGAAGGAGCTCGTGACGTGA
- a CDS encoding DUF4864 domain-containing protein codes for MRIILPFVFVLLLLTHPAGAGDEAAAAQNVIRAQEQAFARDDGATAYAQAAPAVQAMFPSVEIFMAMVKTGYAPVYRHRRFDFGPLQAEDGTIAQRVHIVDADGEAWEALYTLQVQPDGSLKITGCSLLKTGQSV; via the coding sequence ATGCGCATCATACTGCCGTTCGTCTTTGTTCTCCTGCTGCTGACGCATCCTGCCGGTGCAGGCGACGAGGCCGCCGCCGCGCAGAACGTGATCCGCGCGCAGGAGCAGGCCTTTGCCCGCGACGACGGCGCGACGGCCTACGCGCAGGCCGCGCCGGCGGTCCAGGCGATGTTCCCGAGCGTCGAGATCTTCATGGCGATGGTCAAGACCGGCTACGCGCCGGTCTATCGTCACCGCCGCTTCGATTTCGGACCGTTACAGGCCGAGGACGGCACCATCGCCCAGCGTGTGCACATCGTCGACGCCGACGGCGAGGCCTGGGAAGCGCTCTATACGCTGCAGGTGCAGCCCGACGGCAGCCTCAAGATCACCGGCTGCTCGCTGCTCAAGACCGGGCAGTCGGTTTGA